A portion of the Myxococcales bacterium genome contains these proteins:
- a CDS encoding RCC1 repeat-containing protein, whose translation MRWSRLPLCVAVLTAAAAASALPGCSSDEAATPSGLRCGPGTGEVAGECVAGAIGEDGGAGADGGTTSGDGGALKCGAGTLEVNGECVVASTAPVTAPAGPTLAAGMQTVCAVTASGGVKCWGEGDNGQLGDGLQRQSGTVVVASTAEADGGVGAPLSNVKAVAAGSDNACALTQAGAVYCWGGSSGLGLGAYDDAYTARLIPSLASRVSRLAMGSGHACVIVDGTVKCWGDNSSGEAAQPPSQDGTYVPFDVAGLPGPAVELSLGQRHTCATLQSGKVFCWGDNEDGKLGDGTTAQSNSPKEPVLVNVTGAVGKVIATYDSTFVLGGAGAVFATGTNNYGELGLGNDDGVFLPSAAPLFAGATSVASGRYFSCALFGGTVKCVGRNQAGQLGDGTKTDKMSALADAQGLTDATEIVAGDDFACAKRSSGEIRCWGSNDTGQLGIGLSRTQATPFPLSASYAHMAAGNNVGCGITSAGALRCAGLDSGGLGTGTATYVTLPAPATVSGLSTGVTGVTVGQDFTCALHAGAAKCWGQNSQGQLGIGGSAASLSPTQVTGLDANVTDIAAGRQAFACAVQSGAAKCWGQNSYGQLGNGSNAASSTQVQVTGLDSGVTRVCTSSQFACAVQGGAVKCWGQNYNGVLATKNTSNTPFAIAALDSGVTHLACGNDFACVIQAGAVKCWGANGYGQLGDGGTASTPTPATVSGLASGATLLAAGDYHACAYDGTSLRCWGYNQQGAIGVPGPNRSSPVVVPGVSGLIALSAGRASTMASSGTATWAWGDNRYQQLHTQVPAQSLVPVAVVGF comes from the coding sequence GCAGCAGCGACGAGGCGGCAACGCCTAGCGGTCTGCGCTGCGGACCAGGCACGGGTGAAGTGGCCGGCGAGTGCGTCGCTGGCGCGATCGGTGAGGACGGCGGAGCCGGGGCCGACGGTGGAACGACATCAGGAGATGGCGGTGCGCTCAAGTGCGGCGCGGGAACGCTCGAGGTCAACGGCGAGTGCGTCGTCGCGTCCACGGCTCCGGTCACGGCACCCGCGGGGCCGACCCTCGCCGCAGGAATGCAGACGGTCTGCGCCGTCACGGCCTCGGGCGGCGTCAAGTGCTGGGGCGAAGGTGACAACGGTCAGCTCGGAGACGGCCTGCAACGTCAATCGGGTACGGTCGTGGTTGCCTCGACGGCAGAGGCCGACGGCGGGGTCGGCGCTCCGCTGAGCAACGTCAAGGCCGTCGCCGCGGGCAGCGACAACGCGTGCGCGCTCACCCAAGCGGGTGCGGTCTATTGTTGGGGCGGGAGTTCGGGGCTCGGACTTGGCGCCTACGACGACGCTTACACGGCGCGACTCATTCCTTCGCTGGCCTCGCGCGTCTCACGACTCGCCATGGGTTCCGGTCACGCCTGCGTCATCGTTGACGGCACCGTCAAGTGCTGGGGCGACAACTCTTCCGGCGAGGCCGCGCAGCCACCGAGCCAGGACGGAACCTACGTTCCCTTCGACGTCGCCGGGCTCCCCGGTCCCGCAGTGGAGTTGTCACTTGGCCAACGGCACACGTGCGCGACCCTGCAAAGCGGCAAGGTCTTCTGTTGGGGCGACAACGAGGACGGCAAGCTCGGCGACGGTACGACCGCGCAATCGAACAGCCCGAAGGAACCGGTGCTGGTCAACGTCACCGGCGCGGTCGGTAAGGTCATCGCCACCTATGACAGCACCTTCGTCCTTGGTGGCGCGGGCGCGGTCTTCGCGACGGGAACGAACAACTACGGTGAGCTCGGTCTCGGCAACGACGACGGCGTCTTTCTTCCATCGGCGGCGCCACTTTTCGCCGGCGCAACCAGCGTCGCAAGTGGTCGGTACTTTTCCTGCGCCCTCTTCGGCGGCACGGTGAAGTGCGTCGGTCGGAACCAAGCAGGTCAGCTCGGCGACGGCACCAAGACCGACAAGATGTCCGCCCTCGCCGACGCGCAGGGCCTCACCGACGCGACCGAAATCGTTGCCGGCGACGACTTCGCATGCGCCAAGCGCTCCTCCGGGGAGATTCGCTGCTGGGGCTCCAACGACACGGGTCAGCTCGGCATCGGCCTCAGCCGCACGCAGGCAACGCCCTTCCCGCTCAGCGCTTCTTACGCGCACATGGCAGCGGGCAACAACGTCGGTTGCGGCATCACATCGGCGGGTGCGCTTCGATGTGCGGGCCTTGACAGCGGCGGGCTCGGGACCGGTACGGCGACCTACGTGACGCTGCCCGCGCCCGCGACCGTGTCGGGTCTGTCGACCGGGGTGACCGGCGTCACGGTGGGGCAAGACTTCACGTGCGCGCTCCACGCGGGTGCGGCCAAGTGTTGGGGCCAGAACTCCCAGGGTCAGCTTGGGATCGGTGGCAGCGCGGCTTCGCTCTCACCCACACAGGTCACGGGGCTCGATGCGAACGTGACGGACATCGCAGCGGGACGCCAAGCGTTCGCCTGTGCGGTCCAAAGCGGCGCTGCCAAGTGTTGGGGCCAGAACTCCTACGGCCAACTCGGCAATGGCTCGAACGCAGCGAGCTCAACGCAGGTCCAGGTAACCGGACTCGACTCGGGCGTCACGCGAGTTTGCACATCGTCGCAGTTTGCGTGCGCGGTGCAGGGCGGCGCCGTGAAGTGCTGGGGCCAGAACTACAACGGCGTACTGGCGACCAAGAACACGTCGAACACGCCATTCGCGATTGCTGCCCTCGACAGCGGGGTGACACACCTCGCCTGCGGCAACGACTTCGCGTGCGTGATTCAGGCGGGAGCGGTGAAGTGTTGGGGGGCTAACGGCTACGGCCAACTGGGCGACGGCGGCACCGCGTCGACGCCGACGCCGGCGACCGTCTCCGGACTGGCAAGCGGAGCGACCCTGCTCGCAGCCGGCGACTACCACGCCTGCGCCTACGACGGCACCTCGCTCCGCTGCTGGGGATACAACCAACAGGGCGCGATTGGTGTGCCGGGCCCCAACAGGTCATCACCGGTGGTGGTGCCCGGCGTCTCGGGCCTGATCGCGCTGAGCGCTGGCCGAGCGAGCACGATGGCGTCAAGCGGGACCGCCACGTGGGCGTGGGGCGACAATCGCTACCAGCAGCTCCACACGCAGGTGCCGGCTCAGTCGCTCGTGCCGGTGGCTGTCGTGGGCTTCTGA
- a CDS encoding CBS domain-containing protein yields MQHPVVTAMRTDTAVRAARLMRDGRVGIIPVVDDSGRLAGVVTERDLVHEILAGGAPNEVHLSRIARGAVRCRLGDDVVEAEAKMIESGSHYVIVCDDDDRPRGVIGVADLARYEDARRAANVLFQLARNEVRG; encoded by the coding sequence ATGCAGCACCCGGTCGTTACGGCCATGCGCACTGACACGGCCGTGAGAGCTGCCCGTCTCATGCGGGATGGCCGCGTCGGCATCATTCCCGTCGTGGACGACAGCGGGCGGTTGGCCGGCGTCGTGACCGAGCGCGACCTCGTTCACGAGATTCTCGCCGGTGGCGCGCCCAACGAGGTGCACCTGTCGCGGATCGCCCGGGGCGCGGTGCGCTGCCGCTTGGGCGACGACGTCGTTGAGGCCGAAGCGAAGATGATCGAATCGGGGAGTCACTACGTCATCGTGTGCGATGACGACGATCGGCCCCGCGGTGTGATCGGCGTCGCGGATCTCGCGCGCTACGAGGACGCGCGACGAGCGGCGAACGTCCTCTTTCAGCTCGCGCGAAACGAGGTTCGAGGCTAG
- a CDS encoding GNAT family N-acetyltransferase, protein MVTHVRTVTYEDVPTVMELITLILNEFGLSFGAGSETDEAVRGLPDSYAAIGGAFWVAELGGRIVGTAGVAPLADTPSTFELRKMYLHGSARGTGLGSRLYGEALGFAKARGARRLVLDTTHEMLDAIRFYERKGFVRDDTQIRGRRCSRGYVLELSATERALGAREK, encoded by the coding sequence ATGGTAACGCACGTACGAACAGTGACTTACGAAGACGTGCCCACGGTTATGGAGCTCATCACGCTCATACTCAACGAGTTCGGTCTCTCCTTCGGCGCCGGCAGCGAGACCGACGAGGCCGTTCGCGGATTGCCGGATTCATACGCTGCGATCGGTGGCGCGTTCTGGGTCGCAGAGCTAGGCGGCCGAATCGTTGGGACCGCGGGTGTGGCGCCGCTGGCCGACACGCCGTCGACGTTCGAATTGCGCAAGATGTACTTGCACGGCAGCGCACGCGGCACCGGGCTTGGGTCTCGACTCTACGGCGAGGCGCTCGGTTTTGCGAAGGCGCGAGGAGCGCGCCGACTCGTCCTCGACACGACCCACGAGATGCTCGACGCGATTCGCTTCTACGAACGAAAAGGGTTCGTGCGCGACGACACGCAGATTCGCGGAAGGCGCTGCTCGCGGGGCTACGTCCTCGAGCTCTCAGCCACTGAACGTGCGTTGGGCGCTCGGGAAAAATAG